A stretch of DNA from Melioribacteraceae bacterium 4301-Me:
TATACTTTCTTCTATTGCCTCTGCATTAACTGGATAATCCCCACCTTCAAATAATGGAATATCTGCAAAAGTGTTTAGTGGTTTTACTATATGGACCACCGATTCTTTCCCATCTAAGGTGTATCTGTAAACCTTAACCATGCCCTTTAATAAAACATAAAACCCTCTGTAAAAATCACCTTCGCGAAAAATAATCTGGTGTTTAGAAAATTTAACCAAGCTGCTTATAGATGTAATGTTTCTAAGCTGTTGAATGCTTAGCTCAGCAAAAAGAGGTATACTGCGCAAGGTCTCTTTTTTGTTTATCTCTTCATTAAACATAATTTTAAATAAATTGTAGATTCAAGCTACTAAAAATATTTTATAATCCAGCTTTGTAACAAGTATAATTAATAGCATTTATTTCGCTATGGCTGCAAAAAAGTAAGTTTTAGCATTTGTGAAAATAAATAAGAGACCTAAGAAGTTAGACGAAAATAAATATTTCTGAGAAATGTTTTAAACTGGCCATTCAATGAATGTCCTTTACTATTTTAAAATAATCTCGAGTTATAAACCTTAATGTAAATTTAATAACTGTCAAATATTTGACAGTAATATCTTAACGGCTTCAGTAAGTTGGAAACACAAAAAAATGAGGAAAAATTATGGAAAAGAATATTGACTTCACTGAAGTTTCATCAATTAAATTTGGTAAGGCAGTTATTGCCGGGCTTATCGGCACATTGGCTATGACCATCGTAATGCTCATGGCTCCGTTAATGGGTATGCCGCCTATGCCTATTGGGAAAATGTTGGCTGGATTTATGGATATTCCCGAAGTACTCGGCTGGATTGCACATTTTATGATTGGCACAGTACTCGCATTAATATACGTTTATATTTTCGCATCGCTATTAAAAGGGAATGGATTTGTACGCGGGGCAGTTTATGGATTGGTTCCTTGGTTCGTTGCACAGATTATGGTAAATCCTATGATGGGAGCCGGCTTCTTTGCTGCTAATACACCATCACCCTTTTTAATGGTAATGGGAAGTTTAATTGGGCATTTAGTTTATGGCGCAGTGCTTGGCGGCGTCTATGGTAATGATAACGAATTTAAAACAGTTCAATCAAAAACTTAATTTCAATAGAAAGGAAGGAGTAAAAAAATATGTCTAAACTAGCAATTGTTGTATTAGCTGACACCGAAACTCACGGTGATCTCGGCAGAATTGCAAATGCAATTGAAGTTGCAAAAGAATTAAAGGAATCGAATGACGAAGTAAAAATAATTTTTGATGGTGCTGGCGTAAAATGGGTGCCAAAATTATCAGATAAGTCAAATAAACTTTACGAAGGATTTGAAAAGTTAAGAGATAATATTGCTGGCGTATGCAGTTTTTGCTCTAACGCCTTTGGTGTAAAAAATGCAGTTCAATCAACTGGTGTGAAACTACTTGATGAATTTGAGGGACATCCAAGCTTAAAACATTATATCGATAATGGATACCAGGTAATAACTTTTTAACTTTAGCATAAAAATGGAATCACTTGATATCGGATTAATTACCGCATTGATTGCTGGGGTTTTATCTTTTGCTTCTCCTTGTGTTTTGCCGATTGTGCCGGGCTATCTTTCATTTATAACTGGATTGAGTTTACAAGACCTAACAGAGCATGAATCAAGGAAAAGAATCCTTCATAAAGCTGCAATAAACAGCGTTGTGTTTGTACTCGGGTTTTCTTTCGTGTTCATACTGCTCGGCGCATCGGCAAATGCAATAGGAAATTTTTTAAGGGAAAATTTCAATATAATTGGGAAAATTGCTGGAGCAGTAATTGTAATTCTTGGATTACATATGGTTGGTTTAATTAAAATTCCATTCCTTATGTACGAAAAAAGAATTCATTCACAAAAAAAATCATCAAATGCTATCAGTTCTTTAATTGCTGGATTCTTTTTTGCATTTGGGTGGTCTCCTTGCATCGGTCTTATTTTAGCCGGAATACTAGCACTCGCAGCCGTTCAGCAAACAGCTTTAAAAGGAATGATCCTTTTAAGTTTTTATTCACTTGGACTTGGAATTCCGTTTGTGCTTTCTGCAATTTTTCTAAATCACTTCTTTACAACTTTTTCAAAAATAAAACACCACTTACACAAAGTTGAAACCACCGGCGGAGTAATTCTGATTGCAATCGGATTTTTGATTTTTACTGGAAATTTAGCTGTAATCTCTCAGCGCCTCGATTTTATGAATCCAGAATATCTTCTTCAAAGTGGTTCATCACCAAGCCAAAATCCTCAGATTGGCGTTAATCAGAAAAGTACTTTAATCAACTCAACAACCAATAAAATAGATAATAAAAGTTCAATAGTAAATGATTCCTTAAGCTCAAAAGCGGATTATGGTAAATATAATTTCACGTTGACAACAATAGATGGGAAAACAGTTCATTTGTCAGACTATACCGGCAAAGTTGTGCTTGTAAATATCTGGGCGCCTTGGTGTGGTCCGTGCAGATTGGAAACGCCAGGTTTTGTTTCTCTTTACGATGAATACAAAGATAAAGGTTTCGATGTTATTGGAATCGCAGTTCAAACAAAAGAAAGCGATGTAAAAGAATTCATTAAAGGATACAACATTCAGTGGCAGATTGGAATTAATGACGATATAGCTCGTGCTTATGGGACTTACGGACTGCCGGATAATTACTTATTTGCATCTGATGGGAAATTAATAAAGCATTTTGTGGGATATACCAAAGAAGAGACATTGAAATCTGTTCTTAAGGATATATTGAAGGGGCAAAAATAAAATGATTATGCCCTAATGGAATAATTGTTATATTGTTAAAAGCGTTTTTGCACAATAAAAATTGGCTTTATTGTTTTATTTAGCCAGTGCTGATATATATAAATTATTCAAGTTGACCGTTTATTATAAATTTCTTTGAAGAAAGCCGCTAATTACACGAAATATATGTAAGACATGATTACAAGATTCCAAGATTACCAAGATTAAAATTTGTGCTGTCATTCCCGCGAAAGCAGGAATCCATGTAAAATCATTCAGGATAATTAGTGAAAATTTGCGCAATTCTCGGTTAATAATTAAAGCCACTAATTACACTAATAAACGTGAATGGTTTTAATGATGAAAATATTTAATTGGCAAAAATTTGCGAAATTCGCGGCTAAATAAAGTTGTTAAAAATAGGCGGTCAACTTGAGTTTAATTTATTAATAACAAATAAACGAAAGGAGTCCAATATGTTGAATAGGATATTTTCATTGATTGCAATATTACTTCTCTTTACTATTTCCGCATACGCAAGCGGGAGTGAAGGGAAAGTTACCGGAGTAATTTCCGGTGCTCACTGTGCGCTTAATGGTATGGCTTGTCCATCAAATCACAATTTAACTCGTGAAGAACTGCCCGGCATTTTCACAAAGGATAAAAAATTCTACTTTATTACAAATGTGCCTCAAAGTTTTCTTGCGCAATGGAAAGCCGGCAGTGAAATATCTGTCGAAGGCAAAATTTATAGTGATGAATTCGGAATTGATGCGAAGAAAATATCTTTAAAGGAAAGCGGCAAATGGCACACAGTGTTTGAAGACAGTAAAATAATTGATGATATGGGACATAAAGTTTCTTTGAGTGATGCAGTTGTTGTAAAGGACAAATGGTATTGCCCAAAATGTGCAATGATGCACGAGAAAAATAAATAAGTAAAAGTTATACGGAACCAATTTTTAATAATAAAACTCGGCTGCTTAATTAAGGCAGCCGATTTATAAGTCTGTTGCAATATCAGCACCCGTAAAATTGAAAAATAATTTCAAAGTATTTATAAAAAATACCTCTGTAATTTGATAATCTTGGTAATTTGGTAATCTTGGTAATTTGGTAATTATTACTTTACACTGCACAGCAACTCAACTTATTTACATCTTTATCAAAACTAATTGCAGCTAATTTTACTCCTTCAGATAAAGTTAAATAAGGATGAAACATTTGTTTTAATTCTTTTACGGTAATTCCATATTTGATTGCAAGAGAAATTTCCATCAGCAGTTCTGAACCTTCAGAGGCCAAAATTCTTGCACCAATTAATTTATCTGTTTGTTTATTTCGAATTAGTTTTATGAAACCTTTTGTATTTCTTGCAGCAAGTGAGCGGGGGATATCAGAAAGCTGAATTGTTGATACTTCATAATCAATTTTATTTTTGTAAGCTTGGTTCTCGTCCATTCCTACTCCGGCAACCTGTGGGTCGGTGAAAATTACCCAAGGGAAAACGGAATAATCTTTTTTGACCTTGAAAGTAATATTGGTTGTGTTATTCTCGCGCAAGCCTGCTTTGTCGGCAGACAGGCGGGAATCTATCTCATCATTTATGGATTCCCACTTTCGTGGGAATGACAAATCGTTATTGATCAAATCTTCTCCAAACATATTTTGAACTGCCAAAGCTCCTTCGTAAGCTGCAGAATAAACGAATAAATATTCTCCTGTAACATCGCCCGCTGCATAAATATTTGGAATTGATGTCTGTAAAAATTCATTTGTCTTGATAAAACTATTTTTATGAAGTTCAATTCCTAATTCTTCAAGACCAAAACCTTGAGTGTTGCCTTTCCTTCCGGTTGCAACAAAAATGTGTGACCCTTCGATTACTTTATCTTCGTCTCTTACAGAAGCATTAATAACTACTTTACCGTTTATTTTGTTGACCGATTTTATTTTTGTACCTGTAATTACTTCAATACCTTCTTCCACTAAATATTCTTTCAATGATTCGGTAATGTCAGGCATTTCATCCGGAAGAATTCTAAGTGAACGTTGAAGTATTGTTACTTTAGAACCGAGTCTTGCAAACATTTGCGCATTTTCTAATGCGATATATCTTCCGCCGATTACAATTAAATGTTCTGGCAGTTCTTCTAATTCATAAAGTGTCTCGTTTGTTAAGTAGCCGGTTTCATTTAATCCAGGCAAATCTGGAATAAATGTAGAAGAACCTGTAGCAATTAAAATATTTTCGGAAGAAAACTTTTTACCATCTGCTTCAACGGTGTTTTTATCAATTAATTTTCCATAAGATTTTATAATCGTTACATTCGGGTCATCTTTTAGAACATCGACATATTTGTGTTGCCTTAATTCTTCAACTAATTCTGTCTTTTGACGGATGACTTCCTTAAAATTAATCTTGCTTTCACTTGGTTTAATTGAAGAAAAGTTCGGATGGTTTGCAATGTGAAATTGTTCTGCTGTTCTGATTAATGTTTTTGAAGGTACG
This window harbors:
- a CDS encoding DUF6789 family protein, with the translated sequence MEKNIDFTEVSSIKFGKAVIAGLIGTLAMTIVMLMAPLMGMPPMPIGKMLAGFMDIPEVLGWIAHFMIGTVLALIYVYIFASLLKGNGFVRGAVYGLVPWFVAQIMVNPMMGAGFFAANTPSPFLMVMGSLIGHLVYGAVLGGVYGNDNEFKTVQSKT
- a CDS encoding DsrE family protein produces the protein MSKLAIVVLADTETHGDLGRIANAIEVAKELKESNDEVKIIFDGAGVKWVPKLSDKSNKLYEGFEKLRDNIAGVCSFCSNAFGVKNAVQSTGVKLLDEFEGHPSLKHYIDNGYQVITF
- a CDS encoding cytochrome c biogenesis protein CcdA, with the protein product MESLDIGLITALIAGVLSFASPCVLPIVPGYLSFITGLSLQDLTEHESRKRILHKAAINSVVFVLGFSFVFILLGASANAIGNFLRENFNIIGKIAGAVIVILGLHMVGLIKIPFLMYEKRIHSQKKSSNAISSLIAGFFFAFGWSPCIGLILAGILALAAVQQTALKGMILLSFYSLGLGIPFVLSAIFLNHFFTTFSKIKHHLHKVETTGGVILIAIGFLIFTGNLAVISQRLDFMNPEYLLQSGSSPSQNPQIGVNQKSTLINSTTNKIDNKSSIVNDSLSSKADYGKYNFTLTTIDGKTVHLSDYTGKVVLVNIWAPWCGPCRLETPGFVSLYDEYKDKGFDVIGIAVQTKESDVKEFIKGYNIQWQIGINDDIARAYGTYGLPDNYLFASDGKLIKHFVGYTKEETLKSVLKDILKGQK
- a CDS encoding FAD-dependent oxidoreductase; its protein translation is MTIQTLKLKISGMTCEHCAKTIEKRVSAVEGLISKSVSFLEKEGLFQFDVEKTSAAEIIKTINSIGNYKVVDEIRDFNHDKVGTKYDLIIIGGGSAAFSAAIKASELGKKVLMINDGLPIGGTCVNVGCVPSKTLIRTAEQFHIANHPNFSSIKPSESKINFKEVIRQKTELVEELRQHKYVDVLKDDPNVTIIKSYGKLIDKNTVEADGKKFSSENILIATGSSTFIPDLPGLNETGYLTNETLYELEELPEHLIVIGGRYIALENAQMFARLGSKVTILQRSLRILPDEMPDITESLKEYLVEEGIEVITGTKIKSVNKINGKVVINASVRDEDKVIEGSHIFVATGRKGNTQGFGLEELGIELHKNSFIKTNEFLQTSIPNIYAAGDVTGEYLFVYSAAYEGALAVQNMFGEDLINNDLSFPRKWESINDEIDSRLSADKAGLRENNTTNITFKVKKDYSVFPWVIFTDPQVAGVGMDENQAYKNKIDYEVSTIQLSDIPRSLAARNTKGFIKLIRNKQTDKLIGARILASEGSELLMEISLAIKYGITVKELKQMFHPYLTLSEGVKLAAISFDKDVNKLSCCAV